A genomic region of Micromonospora sp. NBC_01796 contains the following coding sequences:
- a CDS encoding YciI family protein → MLHLLYLRYTGSEQEAEPFVPGHVLFLERYHHEGTFLVSGQALPSMEGGAIVACAADRAAIERVVAEDPFVKAGVATYAVTTIDPGRVHPALAGMLGVDASRVRG, encoded by the coding sequence ATGTTGCACCTGCTGTACCTGCGGTACACGGGGTCGGAGCAGGAAGCGGAGCCGTTCGTCCCCGGTCATGTCCTCTTCTTGGAGCGCTACCACCATGAGGGGACGTTCTTGGTGTCCGGGCAGGCGCTGCCCTCGATGGAGGGCGGCGCCATCGTGGCCTGCGCCGCCGATCGCGCAGCAATCGAGCGGGTCGTTGCGGAAGACCCGTTCGTCAAGGCGGGGGTCGCGACGTACGCGGTTACGACGATCGATCCGGGGCGGGTTCACCCGGCGCTGGCGGGCATGCTCGGAGTCGACGCTTCCCGAGTACGCGGCTGA
- a CDS encoding bifunctional sugar phosphate isomerase/epimerase/4-hydroxyphenylpyruvate dioxygenase family protein: MSSDRAFTSAGRGALRRSVATVCISGTLDNKIAAAAAAGFDGIELFENDLVVAPWSPGEVRARCADLGLSIDLYQPFRDFEAVPPALLKANLARAEHKFDVMAELGVDTMLVCSSVAPAAVDDDDLAAEQLALLADRAQTRGMRIAYEALAWGRHVSTWDHSWRIVRGADHPALGLCLDSFHVLSRDVSPAGIADITPGKIFFLQLADAPHLSMDVLQWSRHHRLFPGQGSFDLTSFVHRVLAAGYTGPLSLEVFNDVFRQADPVRTAVDGMRSLIALEDSLRPAGGSGVEVRRLPEAPALSVHGFSEFAVDGRSGPVLQAALRGLGFAHTGQHRSKPVELWEQGTCRVILNSAVTRPQTPGTAAMSAFALTTEDPERSRARAEALLAPALPRVRGPREADLPAVAAPDGTSVFLSRDDNDWRADFLPTGDEVAGDAGLTATDHLGLAQPFDHFDEAGLFYHSVLGLDRLSTEEYAAPFGLMRSRAYATPDRAVRLALTVALLRRGEWAPAVVDPQHVAFATADIFATAAAIDRLGGTTLHVPENYYADLVARFALADDLVARLRRHGILYDRDQRGGELLHLYTPVYGGRVFFEIVQRRGGYDGFGESNAPVRMAAHRHLRLSGS, from the coding sequence ATGAGTAGCGACCGCGCATTTACCTCGGCCGGACGTGGCGCGCTGCGCCGGTCGGTGGCGACGGTGTGCATCTCCGGCACCCTCGACAACAAGATCGCGGCTGCTGCCGCCGCCGGGTTCGACGGGATCGAGCTGTTCGAGAACGATCTCGTGGTGGCGCCCTGGTCGCCGGGTGAGGTCCGCGCCCGGTGCGCCGACCTCGGTCTCAGCATCGACCTCTACCAGCCGTTTCGTGACTTCGAGGCGGTGCCACCGGCGCTGCTGAAGGCCAATCTGGCGCGGGCGGAACACAAGTTCGACGTGATGGCCGAGCTGGGTGTCGACACCATGCTGGTCTGCTCGTCGGTCGCACCGGCGGCCGTCGACGACGACGATCTGGCGGCCGAGCAGCTCGCGCTGCTGGCCGACCGCGCCCAGACCAGGGGGATGAGGATCGCGTACGAGGCATTGGCGTGGGGACGGCACGTGTCCACATGGGACCACTCGTGGCGGATCGTGCGTGGGGCCGACCATCCCGCGCTCGGGCTGTGCCTGGATTCCTTCCACGTGCTGTCGCGCGACGTCAGCCCGGCCGGCATCGCCGACATCACCCCGGGCAAGATCTTCTTCCTTCAGCTTGCCGACGCACCCCATCTGAGCATGGACGTCCTGCAGTGGAGCCGGCACCACCGGCTCTTCCCCGGACAGGGATCGTTCGACCTGACCTCGTTCGTCCACCGGGTGCTCGCCGCGGGTTACACCGGACCGCTGTCGCTCGAGGTGTTCAACGACGTCTTCCGGCAGGCCGATCCGGTGCGTACCGCCGTCGACGGGATGCGGTCGCTGATCGCCCTGGAGGACAGCCTTCGACCGGCGGGCGGGTCGGGCGTCGAGGTTCGTCGGCTACCGGAGGCGCCGGCGTTGTCCGTACACGGTTTCAGTGAGTTTGCGGTGGACGGCCGGTCGGGGCCGGTGTTGCAGGCCGCGCTGCGGGGTCTGGGTTTCGCCCACACCGGGCAGCACCGGTCCAAGCCGGTGGAGCTGTGGGAGCAGGGCACCTGCCGGGTGATCCTCAACAGTGCGGTGACCCGCCCGCAGACCCCGGGGACCGCCGCGATGAGCGCCTTCGCGTTGACGACCGAGGATCCAGAACGGTCGCGGGCGCGGGCGGAGGCGTTGCTCGCGCCGGCACTTCCGCGTGTCCGGGGTCCGCGCGAGGCGGACCTGCCCGCCGTCGCGGCCCCCGACGGTACGTCGGTGTTCCTCAGCCGGGACGACAACGACTGGCGGGCCGACTTCCTGCCCACGGGGGACGAGGTCGCGGGCGACGCCGGCCTCACCGCCACGGACCATCTCGGGCTGGCGCAGCCCTTCGACCACTTCGACGAGGCCGGGCTGTTCTACCACTCCGTGCTCGGGCTCGACCGGCTGAGCACCGAGGAGTACGCGGCACCGTTCGGGCTCATGCGCTCGCGCGCCTACGCCACCCCGGACCGGGCGGTACGGCTCGCGTTGACCGTGGCGCTGCTGCGTCGTGGCGAGTGGGCTCCCGCCGTTGTCGACCCGCAGCACGTCGCCTTCGCCACCGCCGACATCTTCGCCACCGCGGCGGCGATCGACCGGCTCGGCGGCACCACGCTGCACGTACCCGAGAACTACTACGCCGACCTGGTCGCCCGGTTCGCCCTCGCCGACGACCTGGTCGCGCGCCTGCGCCGGCACGGCATCCTCTACGATCGCGACCAGCGCGGCGGTGAACTGCTCCACCTCTACACCCCGGTGTACGGGGGAAGGGTCTTCTTCGAGATCGTGCAGCGCCGGGGCGGGTACGACGGCTTCGGCGAGTCGAACGCACCCGTCCGGATGGCCGCCCACCGTCACCTGCGCCTGTCCGGGAGCTGA
- a CDS encoding VOC family protein — MATHWTLGCDADNPQRLAAFWALALAYVKEPGFEEPDNASIIDPDGHGPAISFLKVPEGKTAKNRMHVDVRVAGPGPWDMTERARLIRRRVPELVSAGATVVREEWYGDVLGHVVMQDPEGNEFCVA; from the coding sequence ATGGCGACCCATTGGACCCTGGGATGCGACGCCGACAATCCGCAGCGGCTCGCCGCCTTCTGGGCGCTTGCCCTGGCGTACGTCAAGGAGCCCGGTTTCGAGGAGCCCGACAACGCGTCCATCATCGACCCGGATGGCCACGGTCCCGCGATCAGTTTCCTGAAGGTGCCCGAGGGAAAGACGGCCAAGAACCGGATGCACGTCGACGTCCGGGTGGCGGGTCCGGGTCCCTGGGACATGACCGAGCGGGCACGACTGATCCGGCGAAGGGTGCCCGAGTTGGTGTCCGCCGGTGCGACGGTGGTCCGCGAGGAGTGGTACGGCGACGTCCTGGGGCACGTCGTCATGCAGGACCCCGAGGGCAACGAGTTCTGCGTCGCCTGA
- a CDS encoding PHP domain-containing protein yields the protein MHNLPFDRPGRFWRGNLHTHSDRSDGGLPPDQISRLYHEAGYDFVAITDHFRPEYGFPVTDTRPLRTSTFTTLIGAELHAPRTEFSEEWHIVAVGLPLGFSPPTSAESGPELARRARAAGAFIGMAHPAASLLTLADAESLEAAHAVEVYNALSAWEDRGDSWHLCDLLLGRGHRLSVYAADDAHFQPQDPPAHAAWVQVRAESLDPAALLAALKAGHYYASTGPEIHAIQLDDDSITVRCSPAGRVLVTGCVPGKRVRAGHGRTECSLPLDMFRESAYVRVTVIDANGGRAWSNPIWLS from the coding sequence ATGCACAATCTGCCGTTCGACCGACCCGGCCGGTTCTGGCGGGGCAACCTGCACACCCACTCCGACCGGTCGGACGGAGGATTGCCACCCGACCAGATCAGCCGTCTCTACCATGAGGCCGGCTACGACTTCGTGGCCATCACCGATCACTTCCGACCCGAGTACGGATTCCCGGTCACCGACACCCGGCCGCTTCGAACGTCCACGTTCACCACTCTGATCGGCGCCGAACTGCACGCGCCTCGTACCGAGTTCTCCGAGGAATGGCACATCGTCGCGGTCGGCCTGCCACTCGGTTTCTCACCGCCCACCTCCGCAGAGTCCGGACCGGAGCTGGCCCGCCGAGCCCGCGCAGCCGGGGCGTTCATCGGTATGGCGCACCCGGCGGCATCCCTGCTCACCCTCGCCGACGCGGAGAGCCTGGAGGCCGCACACGCCGTCGAGGTGTACAACGCCCTGTCGGCATGGGAGGACCGAGGCGACAGCTGGCACCTCTGCGATCTGCTCCTGGGCCGAGGTCACCGGCTCAGCGTCTACGCAGCCGACGACGCCCATTTCCAACCCCAGGACCCGCCAGCCCACGCAGCCTGGGTGCAGGTGCGCGCCGAGTCGCTCGACCCCGCCGCGTTGCTTGCCGCCCTGAAGGCCGGCCACTACTACGCCAGCACCGGACCCGAGATCCATGCGATTCAGCTCGATGACGACAGCATCACGGTCCGCTGCTCACCGGCCGGCCGGGTGCTGGTCACCGGCTGCGTACCCGGTAAGCGGGTACGGGCAGGCCACGGACGCACCGAGTGCTCACTTCCACTCGACATGTTCCGGGAAAGCGCCTACGTCCGAGTGACCGTCATCGACGCGAACGGCGGACGGGCCTGGAGCAACCCGATCTGGCTGAGCTGA
- a CDS encoding TetR/AcrR family transcriptional regulator, whose translation MSRQAAPEPEVDRRRDAERTRVDILDVATEEFANQGYSGARVDEIAARTRTTKRMIYYYFGGKEQLYLAVLERAYAEIRAAERAIDVDQLDPVAAIRRIADVTFDHHEAHPAFIKLVGVENGQRAENMSHVARLVDLNSSAVDVLRGVLARGQQAGTFRTDVDALDVHMMISAFCFFRVANRHTFGALFGRDLLDPASREHYRTMLADMVVGYLGQR comes from the coding sequence GTGAGCCGGCAGGCGGCACCAGAGCCCGAGGTCGATCGTCGGCGTGACGCCGAGCGGACCAGGGTCGACATCCTCGACGTCGCTACGGAGGAGTTCGCCAACCAGGGTTACAGCGGGGCGCGGGTGGACGAGATCGCGGCGCGTACGCGTACCACCAAGCGGATGATCTACTACTACTTCGGTGGCAAGGAGCAGCTCTACCTCGCCGTGCTGGAGCGTGCGTACGCCGAGATCCGGGCGGCCGAGCGGGCCATCGACGTCGACCAGCTCGATCCGGTCGCCGCCATCCGCCGGATCGCCGACGTCACCTTCGACCATCATGAGGCGCACCCAGCGTTCATCAAGCTCGTCGGCGTCGAGAACGGCCAGCGGGCCGAGAACATGAGTCACGTCGCCCGGCTGGTGGACCTCAACAGCTCGGCGGTCGACGTACTGCGCGGGGTGCTCGCCCGTGGACAGCAGGCCGGTACGTTCCGCACCGACGTCGACGCGCTGGACGTACACATGATGATCAGCGCCTTCTGCTTCTTCCGGGTCGCGAACCGCCACACCTTCGGCGCGCTGTTCGGTCGGGACCTGCTCGATCCGGCGTCACGCGAGCACTACCGCACGATGCTCGCCGACATGGTGGTCGGCTACCTCGGCCAGCGCTGA
- a CDS encoding Nramp family divalent metal transporter encodes MSQPATRPETAAPPDGGTVTQQLPEPMSLRRMVGPGVVAVGIGMAAGEIILWPYLTAIGGLGLLWLAFATLAVQFVINMEIERYTLATGQTAVAGFSRWWKGWGIVICLAGAFQYVWPGWATGGSTVFTYLVGGGDAVWITVAVLVVIGGLLSASKVIYKTVERVEVVKVALTLFFLAVIVVFVISLSTWGEGAKETVLGFGQIPAGITFTLLLSAIGAAGAGGVHNLVLSNWIRDKRYGMGAHVPRLISPITGREEASGADRYTFPQDEQNLARWKTWWKRANTEHFFAFLLVCFVTITIMSLLAYETLFGRDDLKNDTTFLRIEGDILASQVGEWLKLLFFAIAAVSLWAAAMGLLDVIGRVASDFLRRNYLADSARWTEARLYLAIVWAEIVLGSIILLSGFTQPIGLLLVSTCAASVVTLLYSILLVRLNTRDLPTAIRLRGWRLGGMVTAIGFYGFFAIAMVVTQIQKL; translated from the coding sequence ATGAGTCAACCAGCAACACGACCGGAAACAGCCGCCCCACCCGACGGCGGCACCGTCACCCAGCAACTACCGGAACCCATGTCGCTACGCCGGATGGTCGGCCCCGGCGTCGTGGCGGTCGGGATCGGCATGGCGGCCGGAGAGATCATTCTCTGGCCGTACCTCACCGCGATCGGTGGACTGGGCCTGCTGTGGTTGGCGTTCGCCACGCTCGCCGTCCAGTTCGTCATCAACATGGAGATCGAGCGCTACACCCTCGCCACCGGACAGACCGCCGTCGCCGGGTTCTCCCGCTGGTGGAAAGGTTGGGGCATCGTCATCTGCCTGGCCGGGGCGTTCCAGTACGTCTGGCCGGGCTGGGCCACCGGCGGGTCCACCGTCTTCACGTACCTGGTCGGGGGCGGTGACGCCGTCTGGATCACGGTCGCCGTGCTGGTCGTCATCGGCGGACTGCTGTCCGCCTCGAAGGTCATCTACAAGACCGTCGAGCGGGTCGAGGTCGTGAAGGTCGCACTCACGCTGTTCTTCCTCGCCGTCATCGTGGTTTTTGTCATCTCGCTGTCCACCTGGGGAGAGGGCGCGAAGGAGACGGTTCTCGGGTTCGGCCAGATCCCCGCCGGCATCACCTTCACCCTGCTGCTCAGCGCGATCGGTGCCGCAGGCGCGGGCGGTGTGCACAACCTGGTGCTCAGCAACTGGATCCGGGACAAGCGGTACGGGATGGGCGCACACGTACCGCGACTCATCTCCCCGATCACGGGCCGGGAGGAGGCATCGGGCGCCGACCGCTACACGTTCCCCCAGGACGAGCAGAACCTCGCCCGTTGGAAGACGTGGTGGAAGCGCGCCAACACCGAGCACTTCTTCGCCTTCCTCCTGGTCTGCTTCGTGACCATCACGATCATGAGCCTGCTCGCGTACGAGACCCTCTTCGGGCGGGACGACCTCAAGAACGACACGACGTTCCTGCGGATCGAGGGCGATATCCTCGCCTCCCAGGTCGGCGAATGGCTCAAGCTGCTGTTCTTCGCGATCGCCGCCGTCTCGCTGTGGGCCGCCGCGATGGGGCTGCTCGACGTCATCGGCCGGGTGGCGAGCGACTTCCTCCGCCGCAACTACCTCGCCGACTCGGCCCGGTGGACCGAGGCCCGCCTGTACCTGGCGATCGTCTGGGCCGAGATCGTCCTCGGCTCGATCATCCTGCTCTCCGGTTTCACCCAACCGATCGGCCTGCTGCTCGTCTCGACCTGCGCCGCGTCGGTGGTCACCCTGCTGTACTCGATCCTGCTCGTACGCCTCAACACCAGGGACCTCCCCACCGCGATCCGGCTGCGCGGATGGCGGCTCGGCGGCATGGTGACGGCGATCGGCTTCTACGGGTTCTTCGCCATCGCCATGGTGGTCACCCAGATCCAGAAGCTCTGA
- a CDS encoding transposase family protein — protein sequence MQVISAARPEWIFPFTGLQPVQFRRLVTLVAERGGDAIADGRPGRQWSLDLPDRVLLVAAYWRTNLTMRQIGPLFGVSHSAAHRVIDTLGPLLALAPVRRRRIDQIAIVDGTLIPTRDHRLAAPSKNYRYSTNLQVAIDAHTRLVVALGDPQPGNRNDTIVYRTSGIDQKLAGRPVMADGAYRGNPEVIIPYRKPTDGSELPEWKANLNKQHRTVRAQVEHALARMKCFKILRDYRRAARTLADTASGIAHIHNIILTG from the coding sequence GTGCAGGTGATCTCGGCAGCTCGCCCGGAGTGGATCTTCCCGTTCACCGGGCTGCAGCCCGTCCAGTTCCGCAGACTCGTCACGCTGGTCGCCGAGCGTGGCGGGGACGCGATCGCTGACGGCCGGCCGGGCCGGCAGTGGTCTCTCGACCTGCCGGACCGGGTACTGCTGGTGGCCGCGTACTGGCGCACGAACCTGACGATGCGCCAGATCGGCCCACTGTTCGGGGTATCGCACTCCGCCGCACACCGGGTCATCGACACCCTCGGCCCCCTCCTCGCCCTGGCCCCGGTGCGGCGGCGTCGGATCGACCAGATCGCGATCGTCGACGGCACTCTCATCCCGACCCGAGACCACCGCCTGGCCGCCCCGAGCAAGAACTACCGCTACAGCACGAACCTGCAGGTCGCCATCGACGCCCACACCCGCCTCGTCGTCGCCCTCGGCGACCCGCAACCCGGCAACCGCAACGACACGATCGTCTACCGCACCTCCGGTATCGACCAGAAGCTGGCCGGACGCCCGGTCATGGCCGACGGCGCCTACCGCGGCAACCCCGAGGTGATCATCCCGTACCGCAAGCCCACCGACGGCAGCGAGCTACCCGAGTGGAAGGCCAACCTGAACAAGCAGCACCGCACCGTCCGGGCGCAGGTCGAACACGCCCTGGCCCGCATGAAGTGTTTCAAGATCCTGCGTGACTACCGCCGCGCCGCCCGCACATTGGCCGACACCGCATCCGGTATCGCCCACATCCACAACATCATCCTGACGGGGTGA
- a CDS encoding helix-turn-helix domain-containing protein: MAEQAQPTPGQRVERLRRAAGLSRERLAGLASLSATTIKFIENGKRSLTLRAAQQLAPHLGVRDLGDLFGPAVTLSLDGHPSHPAVEDVRRALTSWHVTVTGEPATTEYLRGTTDSAWQTWHTSRQQRTEIGALLPGLLNATQRAARLHEGPDRRTALALLAQSYHLAQAYLAWHGDRELCWLTVDRGMAAAMDADDPLALAQAIWYAAHLLRSTGRSDEAVERLREARNLIEPRVADGPAEYAEMLADLHLCAALTRARNGDQGAWADWESARNIVHRALPADFVGLRTRVSRPLVEVYAVMCAVDLGDPDEAQRRAHALDSLTIPSTERRGRHYVELARSADLEGAREATLHLLTKADATSPETVRFSPAARDMLTRLATEAPASVRGDAVELAERAGVNL, from the coding sequence ATGGCCGAGCAGGCGCAGCCCACGCCAGGACAGCGAGTCGAGCGTCTACGCCGGGCTGCCGGCCTCTCACGGGAGAGGCTCGCCGGACTGGCCAGCCTCTCGGCCACCACCATCAAGTTCATCGAGAACGGCAAGCGGAGCCTGACCCTACGGGCGGCCCAGCAGCTTGCTCCACACCTCGGCGTTCGGGACCTTGGTGACCTGTTCGGGCCGGCGGTCACCCTGTCGCTTGACGGCCACCCCAGCCACCCTGCGGTCGAGGACGTCCGCCGGGCGTTGACCTCATGGCACGTGACGGTCACCGGGGAGCCCGCCACCACCGAGTACCTACGCGGCACAACCGACTCCGCATGGCAGACGTGGCACACCTCGCGCCAGCAGCGAACCGAGATCGGAGCCCTGCTACCCGGCCTGCTCAACGCCACCCAGCGGGCGGCACGACTCCACGAGGGACCCGACCGACGTACCGCCCTGGCCCTGCTCGCCCAGTCGTACCACTTGGCCCAGGCATACCTGGCATGGCACGGCGACCGCGAACTGTGCTGGCTGACCGTCGACCGGGGCATGGCCGCGGCCATGGACGCGGACGACCCGCTCGCCCTGGCACAGGCCATCTGGTACGCGGCGCACCTGCTCCGGTCCACCGGTCGGAGTGACGAAGCGGTGGAGCGGCTACGAGAGGCGCGCAACCTGATCGAGCCAAGGGTTGCGGACGGCCCGGCCGAGTACGCCGAAATGCTGGCCGATCTGCATCTCTGCGCGGCGTTGACGCGTGCACGCAACGGCGACCAGGGCGCCTGGGCGGATTGGGAGTCCGCCCGGAACATCGTGCACCGGGCGCTACCGGCGGACTTCGTCGGCCTCCGGACCCGGGTGTCCCGGCCGCTGGTCGAGGTGTACGCGGTGATGTGCGCCGTCGACCTCGGTGACCCGGACGAAGCGCAGCGGCGGGCACATGCCCTCGACTCGCTGACCATTCCCTCCACTGAGCGCCGAGGTCGGCACTACGTCGAGCTGGCCCGCAGCGCCGATCTTGAGGGCGCTCGCGAGGCGACCCTGCACCTGCTGACGAAGGCGGATGCCACTTCACCCGAGACGGTGCGGTTTTCACCGGCAGCCAGGGACATGCTGACCCGGCTGGCAACGGAGGCGCCCGCGTCGGTTCGCGGCGACGCGGTCGAGCTGGCCGAACGAGCGGGCGTCAACCTGTAG
- a CDS encoding DUF3592 domain-containing protein yields MISNSPCCLPRPLALTSAATCEVDRLAVDRQDLILHGRIFRVIKGWLKRCRDARYPFYCLGILAGLALIWWPYSTQRNLDEWAVQLRQQGTPAEAVIYDQVTKSGGNRSPNSETMHVRYDFADQTRVGEVGCWDVCWPAGTPVRIWVNPADPGDFVAEFGTLSGNRGRIQGGFGAAGFVLTVVSIGATILRLNQGRDNRLDRRRKTVLATHQPARTESTRRRTSARRKHKS; encoded by the coding sequence GTGATCAGCAACTCACCCTGCTGCTTGCCTCGACCACTCGCGCTGACCTCGGCAGCCACCTGTGAGGTCGACCGGCTGGCTGTCGACCGACAGGATTTGATCCTCCATGGCAGAATCTTTCGCGTGATCAAGGGTTGGCTGAAGCGGTGTCGAGATGCCCGATACCCCTTCTACTGCCTGGGGATCTTGGCTGGCCTCGCACTTATCTGGTGGCCGTACTCCACTCAACGCAACCTGGACGAGTGGGCTGTGCAACTGCGCCAGCAGGGCACTCCCGCTGAGGCGGTGATCTACGACCAGGTGACCAAATCAGGCGGCAACAGGTCGCCCAACAGTGAGACGATGCACGTCCGCTACGACTTCGCCGACCAAACCCGTGTCGGCGAGGTGGGATGTTGGGACGTCTGCTGGCCGGCGGGAACACCGGTACGGATCTGGGTCAATCCCGCCGACCCAGGCGACTTCGTTGCCGAATTCGGCACGTTGAGCGGTAACCGCGGCAGGATCCAAGGGGGCTTCGGGGCGGCGGGGTTCGTACTCACCGTCGTTTCCATCGGGGCGACCATCCTCCGGCTGAACCAGGGACGCGACAACCGCCTCGACCGTCGGCGCAAAACGGTGCTGGCGACACATCAGCCCGCTCGCACCGAGTCAACCCGGCGTCGAACCAGCGCGCGGCGCAAACACAAGTCGTGA
- a CDS encoding dihydrofolate reductase family protein, translated as MAKIISTLFISADGVAEIDPDWHFPYFDANMGRAVGEDYDTADVLLIGRETYDSFAGAWPDREAAGGDDAPFAKQLGDVRKVVVSRQPLEFSWRNSELINGDLLDAASALKADAGVKGILIPGSISVVQQLLAAGLVDELRLLVHPVAARKGRRLFDDGDAPYHLKMTATEAFPTGVIRVIYSPTAEPAKVGYDEVKDQVPAGG; from the coding sequence ATGGCGAAGATCATTTCCACGTTGTTCATCTCGGCCGACGGTGTGGCCGAGATCGACCCCGATTGGCATTTCCCGTACTTCGACGCGAACATGGGGCGCGCCGTCGGCGAGGACTACGACACCGCCGACGTGCTGCTCATCGGCCGGGAGACCTACGACAGCTTCGCCGGGGCCTGGCCAGACCGCGAGGCCGCGGGCGGGGACGACGCACCGTTCGCCAAGCAACTCGGGGACGTACGCAAGGTGGTCGTCTCGCGCCAGCCGCTGGAGTTCTCCTGGCGCAATTCCGAGCTGATCAACGGCGATCTCCTCGACGCCGCGAGTGCGCTTAAGGCCGATGCCGGCGTCAAGGGCATCCTCATCCCCGGATCGATCTCCGTGGTGCAGCAACTGCTCGCCGCAGGGCTGGTGGATGAGCTGCGCCTGTTGGTGCATCCGGTGGCGGCACGCAAGGGCCGCAGGCTGTTCGACGACGGCGATGCGCCGTACCACCTGAAGATGACGGCGACCGAGGCGTTCCCGACGGGCGTGATCCGCGTGATCTACTCGCCGACCGCAGAACCCGCCAAGGTCGGCTACGACGAGGTCAAGGACCAGGTTCCCGCTGGTGGCTGA
- a CDS encoding helix-turn-helix domain-containing protein: MPRRSTPDAAIGQRIRDRRKLLKLTVRVVADLAGIHHSTLSRIERGEISADNRFTLASIAQGLRCPVTDLTGQPAAPVDHGDAQVSGSVYETLRAVIEADLQYRPAQADALPITALTHELDLIRDLRARCDYAGATTRIPSLLRGLHLAAYGSERAEALRALVIAEDTASFVVRYAGNPAAACLVADRAQQAAEALDQPVMLGLAAFARSHAATGCGLYERALTIADHAARDLEAHTNLPDGREMLGQLYMTQAYALYALGRAEDAMEPVALAERIAADTGDSDALRLMFGPTNINFWRIAMEADGDSPGRAVEIARGTTPHAVDSISRQFAFYSDTGRALARTGRDAEALRMLLAADRLAPQRMRNPIMVETVRSLLERSRRGTGWTELRGLCERLGIGS, from the coding sequence ATGCCGCGCAGATCCACTCCGGACGCCGCCATCGGTCAGCGGATTCGCGATCGCCGTAAGCTGCTCAAACTCACGGTTCGGGTCGTTGCCGACCTGGCCGGGATCCACCATTCCACGCTGTCGCGAATCGAACGCGGTGAGATCAGCGCCGACAACCGGTTCACCCTCGCGTCCATCGCCCAGGGGCTCCGCTGCCCGGTCACCGACCTCACCGGCCAGCCGGCCGCGCCTGTCGACCACGGCGATGCACAGGTCAGCGGTTCCGTGTACGAGACACTGCGTGCCGTCATTGAGGCAGACCTCCAATACCGGCCGGCACAGGCGGATGCCCTTCCCATAACCGCGCTCACTCATGAACTGGACCTGATCCGCGATCTTCGTGCCCGGTGCGACTACGCCGGCGCGACAACCCGCATCCCGAGTCTGCTTCGCGGCCTCCATCTCGCGGCCTACGGCAGTGAGCGTGCCGAGGCGCTACGGGCACTTGTCATCGCCGAGGACACCGCTTCGTTCGTGGTCAGGTACGCCGGCAACCCTGCCGCCGCATGCCTTGTCGCCGACCGGGCGCAGCAGGCTGCCGAGGCGCTCGACCAGCCGGTCATGCTCGGCCTTGCCGCGTTCGCCCGATCCCACGCCGCGACGGGCTGCGGCCTGTACGAGCGGGCGCTGACAATCGCCGACCACGCGGCCCGCGATCTGGAGGCGCACACCAACCTGCCTGATGGCCGCGAGATGCTGGGGCAGCTCTACATGACCCAGGCGTACGCGCTGTACGCGCTCGGACGGGCCGAAGACGCCATGGAGCCCGTCGCACTGGCGGAGCGGATCGCCGCCGACACGGGCGACTCCGACGCCCTCCGGCTCATGTTCGGCCCGACGAACATCAACTTCTGGCGAATAGCGATGGAAGCGGATGGCGATTCGCCGGGGCGGGCTGTGGAGATTGCACGGGGCACCACGCCGCACGCGGTGGATTCGATCTCCCGACAGTTCGCGTTCTACTCGGACACCGGTCGGGCGTTGGCAAGAACCGGTCGGGACGCCGAAGCGTTGCGGATGCTCCTGGCGGCGGACCGCCTGGCGCCCCAGCGGATGCGAAATCCGATCATGGTTGAGACCGTACGGAGCCTGCTGGAGCGGTCCCGCCGGGGCACTGGCTGGACGGAGCTGCGTGGGCTCTGCGAAAGGCTCGGTATCGGGTCGTAG